In Calditrichota bacterium, the DNA window CGTCAGAAGCAACTAGAACCAAAACATTAAATCGCTTATAAAAAGCTAATTCAAATGCTTCAAGGGCAAGCCAGACATCAATTCCTTTTTCGTGTTTTATTCCTGATACAGATGTTCTTATTGGTAAGTAATGAGTTGTAACACCCTCTTTCATTAATACATCATCGAAAAGCCTATCATAATAAAGAGAATTTGATTTCTCTGCTGCTTCACGGGCGTTTAATCTGCCACGAAAATAGTGAGAGTCAACAATTTGACAATGTCGATAACCAGATGAATCACCTTCAACTTCTGCTACTTTATGTCTTATATAATCATGTAATCCAGAAACACTTATACGAGCTTTTCTTTCATGAACATAAGCGTAATAATTACTAACATGCAGGAAGTAATTACCATCATAAAACACACCAATTCGGGTCAATTTGTTTTGTTTATCTAAATTCATATTACTCCTTCCGGCTTAACTGATATAAGAGTTTTAAACACGAATAAGCTAATTACCCTACACTAAGCCCCTATAAAAGCTTAGTGGAAAAATAAAAATTGTTGAAGACAGAATTCGACTCCTCTTTTTACTATATATAATACTAACCTAAAAACGTTTAAAACACAATAAAAATCTAACTTTTATTGTGTTGTGTACAAAGTCACCCCTTTAAACTTCTTCATCACTAATGGAAAGATTAACTTCAAGTCAGGATTAAATTTATACCTTTTAGCAGTATACTCATTTCGGTTTTAGCTAATTAAACATTTTAAATAGTTATAAATCCATGACACTTCTTTTCAGGTAACAAATACTACTTTAGTAAGTAACAAGTGTTACTTTGTTTAGCTGGAAACAGCATTCAAAGCCTATTCTTTCGTTTGGCACAGCCGTTGTAATATAAGCTTCCAAAAAACAAAACATTAATTGGAGGATACAATGAGCAATACAGCCAAACAAAACATTCTTAATATTAATGATGCCACTTTGAGCATAGATGAATCACTAAGACAGGTGACATTAAACAAACTAAATGTAAATACGCCTGAATTCTTTCATTTAATCAATAAGCAGGAAACGCCCGCCGAACAAATCCAGGAAGCACGGAAAGTAATTGCGATTGGTTCTTTTGTGAAATCTAAAGTGGAAATGGTAATGGATACTGATTTTATTGAATCGCGAGTTAAGGATATGACCCATGGTTTCCAATCGCAGATGCAGCTAATTCAAAAAGAAATGATTCAGGAAGTTGATAAAAACTTTGATCCTGCCCAGAAAGAAAGTTATACAGCACGTATGAACCGCTTCTTCCAGGAAAAAAGCCGTGAATTTAATGAGGCAGCTGAAAAGGCTATTGGTGAGCTAATCAATCAAAACAAGCTTGTAAAAGAAAAAATTCAAGGCTCATTAGATCCCGACATCAAAAGCAGTTACCTAGGGCAGTTGATAGACTTTGTTGATACCTTTAAAGGAGATATCGAAAAACGCTTTGATGTAAAACAGGCAGGCAGTTTAACCCATGATCTTAAAAAAATGCTGGTTGATCAATTCGGCAAAGATGGCGAGTTACTTCAATCCGTTGAAAAGAGGTTTTCACTGGATAGCTCAGATTCTTTTGCCAGCCAGGTGTTTAAGAAGCTGGAAGACATAAAACAGGAAGTTAAAGCAACAAAAAGTGCTGCTGAAGCTGAAGAGTTGATAATCCAATCAACACCCAAAAAAGGATTTGCCTTTGAGGATGTGTTGGAAAATACGCTCGAAGATTTAGCAGCCACCCGTGGAGATATTGTTGAAAATTTAAGCACTACAGCAGGTGATGTTACCCGCAGTAAAAAAGGGGACTTTAATTACACGATTAGCTCTATAGGTAAAAAGATTGCCATCGAAGCCAAAAGCAAAGCAATGCCAGCCCTTAAAAATGTATTGGTTGATATAAAGCTTACCAAAGAAAATCGTAATGCTGACTACGTTATCTACCTAACTGAGCATGAAGATCAGTTACACAAACAGGTGGGTCTGTTCCAGGAATATGATGATGATAAATTGATTACCCATTTTGGTTTATTGGAAATAGCACTGAAAGTTGCCGTTTCGAGATTGATATTGGAAAACAATGAGATTGATGGCATCGACAGGTCAGAAGTAGAAAATGAAATTAATGCCATCATCAATTCTATTAAAAGCTTTCGCAGTATTAAAACCGCTGCCAATAATATCCACAAAGAAGCAGATAAAATCCTTTCGCAAAGCACAATCATAAATGATGAAGTCAGCGCAGCTGTTGCAAATCTTAACACAATAATTTTAGACAATTAGGAGGTTAACATGAGTGACTACACAGATATAACAATTATTCTGGACAGGTCCGGGTCGATGGAAGAAATTCATGAAGAGACTATCCTCGGTTTCAACAACTTTATTGGAGAGCAGCAAAAACTGGATAAGAAGGCTACTTTGACTTTAGTGCAGTTTGATCATGAATATGAACGCGTTTATGAAGCCAGGGATTTAAAGAAAATTGGTTCACTGAATTATAAATCTTACCAACCTCGTGGGACCACAGCACTACTGGATGCTATTGGCAGAACAATTATTGACACGGATAGCAGGGTATCTGAATTCAAACCCGAGAAAGTGGTGGTGGTAATTATTACGGATGGTTATGAAAATGCCAGCACGGAATATAATCGAAATCTAATATTCAGTATGATCGCTAAGCATAAGAAATGGGATATTATATTTTTGGGCGCTAACCAGGATGCAATTAAAGAAGCGGGTGATCTTGGGATAGCAAGTGACAGCAGCTTAACCTTTCAGTGTGATAATGATGGTATTTCTGATGCACTTCTTGCTGTGTCTGAAAACATTTCAGCGTTACGCCAGAAAAAACACAAAATACGTTTTACAGATGATCAGAGAAATAAACAAAAAAGATAACAAATATAATAGGGGGTAGTATGCCTTTAGATTATGAAATTATCGAAGCTCTGGACATTCACTTAGGTGAGTACTGGTCTTATGTAAATGTAATTCCACTATTTGATATAAGTATATGTACAGTCGGTTATTTTTAATTTGAAAACCCCTTTTAATAAATAAGCTTAACGATTAGATTATAAAAAAGACATTTTCATTTTTTTAGGTGAATATTGGTCTTTGTATAATAGAGCAAACAAGAAATTAAATCGAATTTGAAATGCCAAAGACTAATTTACAAAACTATGCATTTACCTTTACGGCAGGTGGTCTGTTGCTGGATGAGATACTTTCATTGCTTGACTATCTAATTGAAAATCGAGTTAATGAGTTAAATGATGCGATCAAGAAAAACGATATCCTTAAAACAAATGCAATGGCATCACGGGTCAGAATTGTAACTGAAATTCGTCGTAGATATAAAGCGGTCGATTCATGGGTCTGGACGTTTCTTAAGAATAGTAACCTTGATGAGCAAAAATTAATTCTGTTTTTTGTGATGCTCAAGGCAACACCCATTTTTTTTGATTTTCAAAGTGAAGTCATTCTAGAAAAATGGCGTTCAAGAGATCTTCATTTAGATAAAAATGATGTACTTTATTTTTTTGATAAAAAAACCCAAGTTTATCCAGATATAGAAACAAGAACAGAAGCAACTAGAACCAAAGCAGCAACAGTAATAGTGCGAATACTTAGAGAAAGTGGCATACTAGTAAAAAACACAATCAATCAGCCTCAGGCAGCGGATTATTTTTGGAATTATTTTATTAAACATGATGAAGCCTGGTTTCTCGAGTTAGCCTTGCTGCCACAACATCAACGCAAAGAATTAATGGATAACTATGAAGATTGAAGATCTTTTTATTGAATTAGCTGACAAAGATTTCCAGGAACCTTCAACTGGTAATCTATTTTTCCCAGCATACATTTATCAATACGATCCTAAAAAAGAGTATGAGATCAGGCAAAGTATAGCTGATCTGCATGGTAGGTTAATCAGGCCGGATATTTATGTTGATTGCCTTATTCTCAATATCTTTGATGAATTTATTACTTATTTGCGTGAACAGGAGCTGCTTGGAGAATCATTGTTGGAGCTGATTTTAGCACAAGAAAAAGAAGATCCTGAAGAAGCCCTGGGCTTACTTAGCGAACATGCCCACAGTGATGTCTTTCTTGAATATCTGCATAACACGGCCACAAAACATTTTAATTTCCCTGCAAAATATAAAAAAGTCTATCTGCTGCTTCATGGCTTTGGCTCAATATATCCTTATTTAAGGTCGAGTGAATTTCTGAAGAATTTTGAAAAACATTTATCCGGGGCAGGCTATAAGCTTATAGTTTTTTACCCCGGTGAATATAAAAACAAATACTATCATCTGTTTAATATGATCAACGACGATAATATTTATCGCGCCACATTGCTAAACCCAAAAGTGTGAGAGGAAAATGAAACTAAAGGAATTATACAGCAAATCAATTGATCGCCAGGTTAATCCAGCCGTTGTTGTTGGAAAACAAGATGCTGAAACCATCAAAATTGAAATAAATGAATATGTTTTCACCAAAGACCTGGTCGATAACCTATATCGCTTTTTACATGATATAGTCCATAAACAAGACGCTAAAACCAGTATCTGGATCAGTGGCTATTATGGCTCCGGAAAATCACACTTTATCAAATATGTTTATTACTGTTTGAATCCGCAGACATCCGAACAGGCAATCGATCATTTTATTAAAAATGCCGCAGAAGTGGCAGATGCTTTTTCAGATGCAACGCCATCCAATATCAAAATACTGAAAAATAAAATCGCTGAGTATGAGATTGATACAATTATTTTTAATATTGATGCCGTTTCGGGACAAAAAAATGAAAAGGAAAAAATCACCAAAATTTTTCTAAATCAGTTTAATGCCTTTCGAGGATTTAATAGTACAAATATTGCCTTAG includes these proteins:
- a CDS encoding VWA domain-containing protein; amino-acid sequence: MSDYTDITIILDRSGSMEEIHEETILGFNNFIGEQQKLDKKATLTLVQFDHEYERVYEARDLKKIGSLNYKSYQPRGTTALLDAIGRTIIDTDSRVSEFKPEKVVVVIITDGYENASTEYNRNLIFSMIAKHKKWDIIFLGANQDAIKEAGDLGIASDSSLTFQCDNDGISDALLAVSENISALRQKKHKIRFTDDQRNKQKR
- a CDS encoding DUF1788 domain-containing protein, yielding MKIEDLFIELADKDFQEPSTGNLFFPAYIYQYDPKKEYEIRQSIADLHGRLIRPDIYVDCLILNIFDEFITYLREQELLGESLLELILAQEKEDPEEALGLLSEHAHSDVFLEYLHNTATKHFNFPAKYKKVYLLLHGFGSIYPYLRSSEFLKNFEKHLSGAGYKLIVFYPGEYKNKYYHLFNMINDDNIYRATLLNPKV
- a CDS encoding DUF1819 family protein gives rise to the protein MPKTNLQNYAFTFTAGGLLLDEILSLLDYLIENRVNELNDAIKKNDILKTNAMASRVRIVTEIRRRYKAVDSWVWTFLKNSNLDEQKLILFFVMLKATPIFFDFQSEVILEKWRSRDLHLDKNDVLYFFDKKTQVYPDIETRTEATRTKAATVIVRILRESGILVKNTINQPQAADYFWNYFIKHDEAWFLELALLPQHQRKELMDNYED